Below is a window of Spodoptera frugiperda isolate SF20-4 chromosome 13, AGI-APGP_CSIRO_Sfru_2.0, whole genome shotgun sequence DNA.
aacgttttgaatttgactaggttgtcaatgatgagaaaattttacattatttgtcattacattttattgtcagaagaattttagctttcgtgtaagacacaacacatgctaaattggcgcccaacgtggggccGACCATGCCCCGAACTAGGCTACGGAGGCAGACGACGGCAGACGACGAAGCTACGGAGCAGAGTCCTGTACGGGCCCCCGAACTTGTCACAGCGCCTCGTCTGACCGTGCCGGCATAATGCAGGCGGATACGACTAGGTGCCCAATAGAGACGCTGCGGTCGTTGCGCCGACGAAACGCGGTCGAAACGCCGGCGCCTCATGGCAGTCACCATCGTCACCGTCGCTGAACATCACTACgagtaccgcggggttcaccggacttctcaagaagagttcgtcctggaacttcgccaagtgtaccgcggggttcaccggacttctcaagaagagttcgtcctggaacttcgccaagtgtaccgcggggttcaccggacttctcaagaagagttcgtcctggaacttcgccaagtgtaccgcggggttcaccggacttctcaagaagagttcgtcctggaacttcgccaagtgtaccgcgagGTTCACCGGTAACtcctcaagaagagttcgtcctggaacttcgccaagtgtaccgcggggttcaccggacttctcaagaagagttcgtcctggaacttcaccaagtgtaccgcggggttcaccggacttctcaagatgagttcgtcctggaacttcgcaaAGTGTACCACGAGGTTCACCAGTACTTCTCAAAAACCGGAGGTACTAGAAGCCTTCATCGACGCGGTCCAGGTATACAAGGAGTGTGCTGTGCGGACGTGAGTGACGATCACGCGCTGCGGGGACTCCCGATGCTGTTAGAGGGCGATGCCACCGTGTGGTGGCGCGGCGCCCGCAGCCACCTGGAAGGACGCCGTGCTCCGACTTCGCTCCATGTTGACTCCGAGACTAAGATTCGGAAGTTGTTGGGCGGGTGCGGAGCCTCGATGGACTTCAACTGTGTCCTCGTGCACTACCCGTACACAGACCCGTTTAGTGACAGCCAAGAATTCGACTTCTCATCACTGTCAGACGCCGAAGCCGGCATACAAGATATCACGTGAAATGTTCAGCTAGGAACAAAAAGACAAATGTGCAGAAGTGTTTGTGTGTAGATTTAGGTCTCTAATTGTAAACGAAACCCTTCGTACTCAGAACTGACAGTAGCAGTTAGGCTTTAGGAGCGGCATTACTCCAGGGGGAGGGGACCGACGAGCGACCTATAGAGTACGCCAGTCGCCTCCTCACGTCGACTGAAAGAAACGTAAGAGGGGTAGACCACGCAAGAACTAACCTGATCGCGGGGACGTTCGCTCAGGTTAGAGGGGGAGACTGTAGCAATGAGGTTTCATCAcatgcacctggcaggctagatgttgacacacactggcaggctgcgttgtgacacgggagaagaattgaacgttttgaatttgactaggttgtcaatgatgagaaaattttacattatttgtcattacattttattgtcagaagaattttagctttcgtgtaagacacaacacatgctaaaaaggttattttaagACTCAAAAAGAGTCATTGGAGGCGCCGGGTATCGATCCCGGTACCTCTCGCATGCTAAGCGAGCGCTCTACCATCTGAGCTACGCCCCCTGATGAAAGTCCATGCGAAATACACCTTTGGTTTCTGTTAcatgaagatttatttttatataaattataaataaatgaataaattattaacaatgTTATTAACTAACAAATTTATATccaaaatactttataatacattaaattttaaataaaaacaaaatatttcatatcaccTAACACAGCATGTTGGTGGCGCCATCTAGTGGCTTCGGAGTAACTAAACATAATTTGTATTGCTTAGGTAaaataatagatggcgttacaatgaataaaatagtgttttatacaaagtttaaaaaacgtTTTCTTGCAGGTAGCCCGCCATTTTTATCACAAAGAAATGCGAATAGAGTTATTGAGAGAAGAATTATTATTTGACACAGTACATGTTACATTTCAACTCACATTCGACAATCGGGCCTTCACACTAGCTTCTTTGGCGATGACAAGAGAAGAAAAACATCTTCCAATCAGCGCATCTGTATTATTCGAAATATTTCcattttgtattgtgtttgggtgagttatttatatttggattctattttgattttatttaaataaaaccttttttgtaattttcaaGAACGCGCCGCATTATaacgacaaataaaaaaaaaaacaaatattaaatgcCGCGAATTTATCGAATTCCTTTTTtgaattttcacaatttaaataaaattaacttcatacataatcaataattaggtactaagttatatttttttgaaatcttctccgtgtgagaagaggcctttattcagcagtggccacttataagcttttaatgtgatatttttatatttaaatttttttatatttcagctCAGACATGGTTGTCCGAAGTATCGGTAACTCACTGATGGTGATACTACCAGATCTTGTTGGGAAGAAGATCACGAACTGGTTCGACCTGGTGCGACCGCTAATTGCCTTCAAATTCCAAActgtgagtttatttatttatcatacgtAAGTTTACataaggtaggtaggtattacctacaaattttagatagatatatacatataggtgCTTTTTGAATTATTTAGAGGTCTCCCAAATCACGAAATCTTACAATTTCCCCAAGTCGTTTActaagcgtggggattatggcaaatcATAGTTCGGCAGTGGCAGTGGCCATATTCCAATTATTAATGGTGGTGAAATAGATGGTTGCTTACCTACCTGGTGTACTTTAGATAAAGCTATCTGGGCCTACctagggaaaattatccaatgtcttcttctgccttaggcgaggtgacCGAGGTGAGAGGTAGTTTCAGATAGCTACTGCCTTAAGACCACCCCGTTCAAATAAAAACGGTACTACTTATGAAAGTTCAACAACCAACGATGCCTACGAAAATCCATTAAATAAGTTCTAAACCCAAGCATGTACATGTACAAATACTACTTACTTTAGTAAATATATACCTCCTCTATAGATAGTAATTACTCAAATAGACACGGATTAAACCGTAATTGGGTTTGtacaaagtacctacctacgtgaAGATTTGGAGAGGGTCGTTGACCTCATGTTTTCGTTGATATAAATTTAGAAATAAGGGATGGAATTTCACCGGTAAAGCAGTACTTAAGTCCTTACGCGGTACTTTTAGACAAGACCAAGTCTTGCGTATCTGTGTAAATAATTCTCAGAGGATTTATTAGACATTAgacaaaaataccaaaattctaaatatatattatattctcaGAAGATTTATTAGATAAACAAATTCCAAAATTCTGATACCTATAAGTACCTAAGTTCCTGAGAAGTTAGTGGGATTGGATTATCTATCCTCTAGTGATTTGTTGTGTTGTGTACTATATCACCACACTTCACActttgaaatttatttgtttggatgtttgtccgtcaataacgctaaaactactgaacggattttgatgaaagctatacagacagggtatgagctgatttgggtgataggataatatttttctaacgggaacgcgggcaaagccgctgactGAAGctattgtgtaaataatttttaagcATAAATTGACAACTTTTTTGATAGAACATTGATTGGTGATTTTCTGGCGTACTTAGTAATAGCTGCCAATATGTTTTTGTATCTGATTTATTTCTTGTATATTTTCACTTATAATATTGACATGTTTTGTAATTCATGTTTGATTGTGTATTAGAGTTTACTTTATTCTACtatcatataattttaaataaacacgtaTATGATAAACATAAGCCTTTCCATGTCTCAGATCCTGAACCGCACGAATAATATCTTCGAGCTGGTGACGGTGGAAGCCGTGATGCATGAGAAGGCACCAGACAAGCGGAATGAACTGTTGCGGCTGTCCGATGAGACTGAGGCTGCTACTGATAAGAACTTGAGGCTTAAAGGTATGTTTACCGGTGATGTTTTTAGTGTAATCAATGCTATGATTCAATTGACTAACTAATTATTATCTACGATTAGGTAATATACTGTctcatattattttaactaagtatGTACGTATCTTACattgttttggttttattcttaaataatatcGTGAGTTTCTTatcgaaatatttaattatcattttgttttttaatactcgCTAACGCCCATGTCATTACTTATCGGATGTTCCAAACTAACTTTGTACGCTAATCTACTGACATGTAAATCAATACCGTACTTCATAAAAATTTATTAGTGATCTAATTTAAATCATCAGTTATTTAAaaggagtctggaatagtgTCTAGTATATTGCAAttggctcaccccttattatatgaatcttataaaacaaatggtgaaaagtaggtgtacattgtatatcaagcaacgtgccgtaatgtgcagctcacagcctaccctttcggggatatcATTTCACCATTGcatataatttaaatcaatacaataaaaatattctatacCCCAAAAAATCTATCAAACACACTAAAGATGTAATTTTTACGCTATTTAAACACGACCTACATCAAAACCCATGACCCAGAACCCATGGCATCCACCCATCAAATGGCCCAAAGATTCCAATCTGACAGTTGAACAAACTTGATTCGAACCCACGTCACGCGGAGCCACAGCTTCTTAATTGAATTTACTTGGATGGAGTACGTGTCGTTGAGGCTTCCCACATTGTTGATATacagtagggctactccggttctcgaacgcgaagtttcgtttaatctttgGCCGTAGACTtttttgatttactaatagaattactagaaataaagttcaatttttaatttcatatcaaagcctaattatttatcttcatttcattcgttcatttttgttaacgaaagttcacaataaatagaattttaattggaaactgcgaagttttttcgttcgttggACCAGGAAGTTCAGAATGCGAGTTGCTTTTTTTAGaataatagtaaaaatagcCTCTTTAGTATATTGGTCCCTGTATTCCGTAACTTTATCTGGTCCTAATGTGAATTAGAGCAACGATTCAAAATAAATTCTCAGTAGTCGCCAGTTATAACACgaggagtgctctgaggaattgtttggtctgatACCTGCCGCGTTTTTTCGGTACTTCTATCTTTATCATATAGATTTccgcctcgcacagcaaaactttggaatgagctgtcgtcggcggtatttccgaactgatacgaccttcaaaccttcaagaataGCTCGTGTTTCTCCTCGGGTGGATACTCATCCATGGGCAGCGAAAATCGCTTACcctcaggtgatccatcagctcgtttgccccctattatACAAGAAACAGTTGTCTAGATTTTATACAGAGTATGGCAAAAAGGCTTGTCCTTATTAATAAGTAGTATTGAATGCAAAATCATCCAGAAAAATTGGATTGTTAAATTACTTAGAGGTAATATTCCCTtcatgtaaagtaaaataataaaactccttgacatttaattaaattaaactgaaaATGAAAAGTTTGAATTTGATTAGTTCTCGATCCTCGACTGTCAACGTGTCATGATTGGCTGGCTGAATTAATAACGACCAATCAAATCCCTTGACGTTTGTAACTGACACGTATTAAATGTTGACACCTCGTTGATTGGTCGTTCAGAAAACGATCGCTAAACTTGTGTAGTGGAAATTAATTTGGTGAGCGTTTGGTACTCTTGGAGTTTTCAGTTCTCGagtggttatttttttaatttttttcttttaccacGTATTACTAAAGTACCGCATAGATTGGCTTAGCAAAAGGGTTAGAAtgtcttgttttgtttcaaaagttttgtttccaccaaagatgttcTATGCTACCTTGCTGTAAattcgtttggcttccaccaataaaATTCATTGGTGATAGCTTAGCACAGGTAGAatcggactcagctaagctatgtttgtTATATGGAAAAATACTAATAGATACatctatacatcgcatacttgagctgcgcatcttcctcgcacagctgcaaagcttagtattagtggagacggtcacgtagtttcacagcttacctattacattttcgtagcatagctacatatcacaTCTCTTAGGATAAGATACTTTAGACTGAACTTTAGCCCTAAAGATTAAAACATTGGAATATTTAAAAGAGATTTAAGAACCTTCCATTCGAAATCCTGGGTATCAAAACTCCCAATGATAAATTAGATAAATAGTTAGTATATTCTTACTACTAAACATCTACATTAGTCTAGCTCCTTTCAAAGTAATCCAACAAAAATCTTACTTAAAACCAGCACACAAAATGTAGTAgatacgagtacaaaatattgtacgaaaaatagaaaaaaaaaccttcagaAACTTTTTACTAATTCAGtgaaacaaaattgtaaaatataatatttcaaacgCTAAGCGAAGTGGCTGCCACCGCAGTGTCACTTGACAACTTTCATAATACCAACCAAATGTATTTTCATACTTTTCATAGACTGCATTTTCTACTTTACCCTCTAAAAGTTAAAGTGCAGTTTCATTTGTGTTAGTTCTTTTAGCAAGAATAgttaaactattattatttatgagatCTGTTGAGAGTTTTTACGTTATCTAGCCCCGACAGGAGAGAAATGTAGACAGCACTTAATAAACCTGAGAATAGTTGTTAGATTTTTGACACAACCACTTAAAACATTCAGGCCCACTAGGGAACAACACTATCTGGTACTTACATACAAACGACGATTGGCCCTACTGACTCTATGCATCTTTCGTTTGCCCAACCACTCCTCACAATtaataggtatacatatagAATTTTACCTAGTTTAGGCATTCAATTTAGGACATCTTGTTAGGGCTAGATTGttagagggcttagtacaagtttcttgtacgtttaacgagatcgaaacgagagcgcgttcggcgctctgattggttggttcattgcagccggccaatcacatcgcggaacgcgctctcgtttagtATTCTGTgactaagggtactgaaaacAGATACAAGTAGGTACCGATACcaatttagttataatattcaAGTTAATCCATTATATTTATCTATAGGTATGTATAGTTTATAATTTCGATCTTAATGTTTCCACACGTGTTGAATTATTACTACAAAACTGTCCCAATATCGAAATTCTAATCAGTAAATTTCGTGAAACCAATATCCACAGTCACTCCGAATCTAGTGGGCAGTCAGTAGGGAAATTTAAAATTGAGAAAGTTTTAGCAATCGCATCGAAACCACAATTCCTCATTTCACATGGACGACTCTCATAACTTAAACAAACTCaattagaatataatttaccGCGGTTACCAGATTGAAAAATTAATCTTGCCTTTTTCCGACAAACTTGGAGATGTCTAAACTGACCAACAGAGAGATATACTAAGTTTTCCTGGTAATAAATTACCTGTAATTGACATCTTAGGAGAGTGTCAAACCTTCAAATGTTTaggttgatttaaaaaaatctatgtagaATTTTGGTAGCATTCCGCAAGCAAAacttgcaattttttttatgatataagccggtaaacaagcctACAGATCAGGTGATGGTAAGCagttgccgccgcccatggacatccgaaacaccagaagcgttacaagtgcgttgcttttgggg
It encodes the following:
- the LOC126911334 gene encoding uncharacterized protein LOC126911334 isoform X1, which produces MAVTIVTVAEHHYEYRGVHRTSQEEFVLELRQVYRGVHRTSQEEFVLELRQVYRGVHRTSQEEFVLELRQVYRGVHRTSQEEFVLELRQVYREVHQYFSKTGGTRSLHRRGPGIQGVCCADVSDDHALRGLPMLLEGDATVWWRGARSHLEGRRAPTSLHVDSETKIRKLLGGCGASMDFNCVLVHYPYTDPFSDSQEFDFSSLSDAEAGIQDIT
- the LOC126911334 gene encoding uncharacterized protein LOC126911334 isoform X2 is translated as MAVTIVTVAEHHYEYRGVHRTSQEEFVLELRQVYRGVHRTSQEEFVLELRQVYRGVHRTSQEEFVLELRQVYRGVHRTSQEEFVLELRQVYREVHQYFSKTGGTRSLHRRGPGIQGVCCADVSDDHALRGLPMLLEGDATVLRLRSMLTPRLRFGSCWAGAEPRWTSTVSSCTTRTQTRLVTAKNSTSHHCQTPKPAYKISREMFS